From Staphylococcus delphini, one genomic window encodes:
- the aldA gene encoding aldehyde dehydrogenase: MVEVLKNYVNGEFLEGHADEVIDVVNPSTEAVIAQVPTGDVALVHEAIEHADVAQQAWATLAAVERGAYLREIAKGIRERAAEITQTIIQEGGKVHALAETEVYFTADYLDYMAEWARRYEGEIIQSDRQDEHIFLYKKPLGVTTGILPWNFPFFLIARKMAPALLTGNTIVIKPSVETPINAQIFAEIVHASGLPKGVFNLINGSGRILGEVLANNDKVALVSLTGSEPAGKAVMASASKTLTKVNLELGGKAPAIVFEDADLDAAVENIVASRIINTGQVCNCAERVYVHENVKAAFTEKLVEKMASVQYSDPNVHQDSAMGPLISKKAQANVHRLVEGAIEAGGKLLLGGELPTEKGYYYPPTVIDGCSNDMEIVQEEIFGPVLPLITFKTFDEVIEKANDTKYGLTSSVYTKDLQTAFKAVDRLEFGETYINRENFEAMQGFHAGVKHSGIGGADGKHGLEEYLRTHIVYMQL; this comes from the coding sequence ATGGTTGAGGTATTAAAAAACTATGTTAATGGTGAATTTTTAGAAGGTCATGCAGATGAAGTGATTGATGTTGTGAATCCATCGACTGAAGCAGTGATTGCGCAAGTGCCGACAGGGGATGTGGCGCTAGTTCATGAAGCGATTGAACATGCTGATGTGGCGCAACAAGCTTGGGCGACGTTAGCTGCTGTGGAACGTGGTGCTTATTTACGTGAAATCGCAAAAGGCATTCGTGAACGTGCTGCAGAAATTACGCAAACAATTATTCAAGAGGGCGGTAAAGTGCATGCGCTAGCGGAAACTGAAGTGTATTTTACTGCGGATTACTTAGATTATATGGCTGAGTGGGCACGTCGTTATGAAGGTGAAATTATTCAAAGTGATCGCCAAGATGAACATATTTTCTTGTATAAGAAGCCGCTTGGTGTGACGACGGGTATTTTACCGTGGAACTTCCCATTTTTCCTAATTGCGCGTAAAATGGCACCTGCTTTATTAACAGGGAATACGATTGTCATTAAGCCGTCTGTGGAAACGCCGATTAATGCACAAATTTTTGCTGAAATTGTGCATGCGTCTGGTTTGCCGAAAGGGGTCTTCAACTTAATTAACGGTTCAGGTCGTATCCTTGGTGAAGTGTTAGCGAACAATGACAAAGTTGCACTCGTGTCGTTAACAGGAAGTGAGCCAGCTGGTAAAGCAGTGATGGCTTCTGCAAGTAAAACGTTAACGAAAGTCAATTTAGAACTTGGTGGTAAAGCGCCGGCTATCGTATTTGAAGATGCAGATTTAGATGCTGCGGTTGAAAATATTGTCGCATCTCGTATCATCAATACAGGTCAAGTGTGTAACTGTGCAGAACGTGTATATGTGCATGAAAATGTGAAGGCAGCATTTACAGAAAAGCTTGTTGAAAAAATGGCAAGTGTGCAATACAGCGATCCAAACGTGCATCAAGACAGTGCAATGGGACCATTGATCAGCAAAAAGGCACAAGCGAATGTCCATCGTCTCGTCGAAGGTGCGATTGAAGCGGGAGGCAAACTTTTACTCGGTGGTGAGTTGCCGACAGAAAAAGGTTACTATTATCCACCAACAGTGATTGATGGTTGTTCGAACGATATGGAGATTGTCCAAGAAGAAATTTTTGGTCCAGTTTTACCATTAATTACGTTCAAAACTTTTGATGAAGTAATTGAAAAAGCGAACGATACGAAATACGGTTTAACATCTTCTGTATATACGAAAGATTTACAAACTGCATTTAAAGCAGTGGATCGTCTTGAATTTGGTGAAACGTACATTAACCGTGAAAATTTTGAAGCGATGCAAGGTTTCCATGCTGGGGTGAAACATTCTGGTATCGGTGGTGCTGATGGTAAGCATGGTTTAGAAGAATATTTACGTACGCATATCGTCTACATGCAATTATAA